TGAAATTGCCAGAGCAATAAGTACTTCGTCCAAATGCAGACGCGGGTTGTTATTGCCAAGAGACTTTACCTTCAGTTCGGTAATCGGCTCAATTATGTGAGGGGAAATAAGCGGAATGTCATCAATAATTCCACCCAAGGCCTTTAAAGCGTTGAGCAGACAAGCAGATGGCGCACCCAACAGCTTGGTGCGACGACCGGTGACAATTTTGCCGTTAGGCAATTCAATGGCCATAGCATAAGTTTCTGCTTCGGCGGCTTTCTCCCGTGCCGCTTCGACAACTTTGCGATCTTGTGGATCAATCTTAGCCTGCGTCATGATCAATTCCAGCTTATCAATCATGGCCTGTGTCGCATTTCCCTCTTTCAAGTCACACAAAGTTTTATAATAACGCCTTATAATCTCGGCATTTCCAGCCTCCGTTGCGGCAGCGTCATCAATAATACAGAAACCAGCACGGTTAACCCCCATGTCTGTAGGAGATTTATAGGGACAGGTTCCGGATATTTTTTCCATAATAGAGCGCAAGACCGGGAAAATCTCCACATCACGGTTGTAGTTTATCGTAGTGACACCGTAAGCTTCCAGATGGAATGGATCAATCATATTTATGTCATTCAAATCAGCGGTTGCCGCTTCATAGGCACGGTTGACACTGTGTGAGAGCGGTAAATTCCATATTGGAAATGTTTCAAACTTGGCATAACCGGCCTTGACACCGTGCTTGTACTCTTGATACATCTGAGATAAGCAGGTTGCCATCTTGCCTGAACCAGGACCGGGTGCCGTGACAACTACCAGCGGCCGTGAAGTCTTGATATAGTCGTTACGGCCGAAACCATCTTCACTGACAATCTTATTTACATTGCTCGGATACCCTTCGATCGGATAGGAGTAATACGTCGCAATCTCCATCTGTTCCAAGTGCTTGCGGAATTTTATCGCCGCCGGCTGATTGGCAAATTGCGTGATCATAACTGAGCCTACCAAAAGACCTACCGATCTAAACGCATCGATCAAACGCAAAACTTCCATGTCATAGGTAATACCTAAGTCACCACGCACTTTTTCGCCGGCAATATCGGCCGCATTAATCGAAATAATAATTTCGACTTGTTCTTTGAGCTTAAGCAGCATTTTCAGCTTGCTGTCCGGTTGGAAGCCCGGCAAAACTCGTGAAGCATGTCCGTCATCGAACAATTTACCACCAAATTCTAGGTACAACTTGTTGTCAAATTGTTTAATCCTCTCCAAAATATGTTCAGACTGAGTCTGCAAATATTTTTCGTTGTCAAAAGCTAATTTTTGCATATTTTTGCCTCTTTCTAAAGTACCCAATAAAAATCACATAGCGCACATTATACAACTGCATTTACGCAAATTCAATGCAAAGAGGCAAATTTATACCCTCTACTCCGGTAGTAGTCTATGATGGTCGGCAGACTCTGGGGAATCAGCATTTTATCTACGGTGTCATGCATTAAAACCACATAAACCTGTTTAGTCGGGCTGTAACGCATCGACTGAATTATGTATTTCATAACGCCTTCAACTGAAGTCGGGCGCCGCGCCGGAATATCTGCCAAGCCGGCCATAGCATTCCAGTCAATCCAATATACCCCAGCCTCCTTTAGTGCTTCATCAGCCGCCGGCAAATTATTCCATGACATGTGCCCGCCAGGGTATCGCCAAACGTGGGTGAAAAAATCATCGCCCAAAATACGCTTAATTGCAGCTTGAGTTGCTTCCGCCTGTGCCATAATCGTTCTTACATCAGCGTGACGGTTAGGGTACAGCTCATTGTAATTGTGATTAAAACTGTGCATCGCCACTGCGTGACCCTCGGCTTTAATTCTTTGCAGGATCGGAGCCGTTGCCCTGCCCAACGATTGACCACATAAAAAGAATGTACCGGGAACATTTTGCGCGTGCAAAACATCAAGTATGGCGGGGGTGGATTTGGTATTGATACCATCATCAAAGGTCAAGAACACATACTTATCGCCTAAAACATTATTATTGTTGCCAGTTATAATGGAATTAACCTGTTCAACCGCAAAACTTACATAACCTAATTCATTGGTATGGCTGAAAGCACGCTCGCCTTGTTCACCGTCTGCTCGTTGAGCCCCTTTGCCTTCTCCTTGTACATTAGTATTTTCTTTACTGTCAGCCCCGGCCTTGCCTAAATTATCTTCAGCCTTTTCGCCGGAATTATGCTTCGCGCCGTCCAAATTCGAAATACTTGGAGCAGGCGAGTCACCATCACTCCCAGCTTGCTTGCCGTCATTTTCAAACGCGCCCTCTACCAACGAACTTCCAGATTCCGCACTTAAATCAACTTCATTCCACAGCGGGAAGCTAAATTGAGCCGTACCGTAAACTTCTGTAGCCCAAGGCAGAACCTCCGGGCTTGACATGTCGCCAACCGCGCCGTTGTAGGGCCGTTTATCAGATCCCGACATCGTAATATAAAAATATGTTCCTGTAAGTACAGCCAACATACATATTGTCGCGACCAAAATTAAAACTCTATTATGCCGGCTGTTAAAGCTCGAATTTATCACAACCTATTCCTTCTTTCAAATATCCACAATCTTTACCAATCGTTTCCCCTGCTTACTTTTCCTTCAAGTCTGTCCTGCATTTCCAAAATGTCCGCACGGTGCTTGTAGGCCACCTGCCCAGCCTGAATTTGATTTACAAGCTCATATCCGTCGACCTAATTTTGTATAAGGAGTCGTGCCATAGCGATGAACTTCGAGCTTATGGGTGCGGTATAAATAAAACAATACAGCCTGCTGCAAGACTGTAGCCAATATTGCCCCGACAGCCAAAACCGCTAAGTAAATCTTAGCCGGTCGATCAATCACCAATAAGCATGCCACCGGTACCAACAGAAAAAGTACGTTCAATGTCATTCTATACTTATATGGGAAAAGGAAAATACAATCCGGATTATCGGTGTAATACTCAAAAATACCGGGGATATATGAACGCCAATTGCGCTTTAATTTAAGTTCCTCCGCTCGCGGCAAATAATTTGTCACACCATTTTGGCGATTTTCCGCAAATTTACGCGCAATTTCCGCTGGAGATTTGCCCTGTCTGGCATAGAAATCTCGTTCATAGCGTTCATATAGTGCTCGCAATTTCTTCTGCTCTGCTGTCATATTTTGCCCATTCTCATTCATATAACATCACCTATATTTTTATATTTGTCATTATTAATTTGCTCGAATTATTATCGACCCGGCTCCAGTTAGATTATTTACAAGATACCCTATTATTAGTTTTGGCACAAGCGCAATCGGGTGCTATTTTTAATTTGTTAGAGAGATGTAATTTTGCATGTCTACGTAGAAATTCTGGCATCAATTCTTCCACGTAAAATCAAGTGTTTTAGTCTAAAAAATCAAGCTAACTAACGTCGCGTCGATACAGGAGAATTTTGAGATGGAAATATGTTACACATAAGATTGTGAAGAAGTTGTAATTTACTATATGTGAGTCGTCAACTATAGATCGGAGGCTAAGCTAAAACTGATTAGGCCATCAACTTTAGCCTGGCACTGCTCAGATTTGGGTTTCCTCGGCTTCACCGGCTTCACCTAAGACTTCCGCTAAAGTTGGCATGGCCGGTATTGCCCCATGTCGCCCGGCAGTTATAGCAGCAGCTTTATTGGCGAAACTTATCGCACCCATTAGTTGAAGCGATGTTAAGTCCTTAACTGAACCACTTTCCTTTATACAACTTAAAAACGCTCCCAAAAAAGTATCGCCGGCACCATTGGTATCACCTACCTTAATAGGTATTCCCTCAACCCGACCGAACAGATCACCTAAACGGAAGCACGCCCCCGCCGCCCCCAAAGTTACTAAGACCAGCGTGATACCGCGCTTAATCAACTTACTGCTGCCCACTTTAGGGTCATCTTCTCCGGTAAGTAAAAACATTTCTTCATCTGAAACCTTTAAAATATCCGATAAAGATATAGCTGCTTCGATATTTGACAGAGCGGTTGCCTTATCTGGCCACAAAGCAGCTCGATAATTAGGGTCAAAAGTTATTGTCGCCCCGGCCGCCTTAGCCATTCTAACTGCTGCCATAGTAGCCGTGCGCTCAGGTTCAGCAGTAAGACCTACACTGCCGAAGTGGAAAAATTTCGTCTGCGCCAAAAGTTTATACGGTATTTCTTCAGCTGACAAACGAGTATCTGCTCCCGGATTGCGATAAAAAGAAAAGCTCCGCTCTCCTGCAGCATCTAAGGTAACCACTGCCAAAGTAGTGGGATATTCATGATCAACACACAAAGCCGACGTTTCTACCCCGTTATCTCGTAATGTATTGCCCAAAAACTCTCCCCAAGTATCATTACCTACTTTACCGATAAAAGCGGCACGGCATCCTAAACGTGAAGCAGCTACTGCCAAATTGGCCGGCGCTCCGCCCGGGGTGGCTGCCATCAGCATAACGCCTTGCTCATTAACGCCACATTGAGTCAAGTCGATTAAAATTTCACCTATAGAAATAATGTCGTACATAGTTGTTCAGCCCTTTTCTTAGGAAGTTCAGTGGAGATTCGGTAGTTATAATAATATGCTCTTTGTAACCTCAGTAAAAGTGGCCGCCCATTATATATGGACGACCACAATGTTATAAAATATTGTTTCTACAAATACCCGTTAGCACAAGAATTTCCTATGCAGCCTCTTGCACACATTCAAGATCTTCTGTTTGATTTGTGAAATTGCTTGCAGATTGGGCGCTTTCTGGTGTTGCAATATTTTCCGTATATTCACCTCGATCAATTTATTATCAAGTCTAATGGCTTGCTATTGTAAGCAATTCACTTAAAGATATAAGCGGATAATTTACATTCGGACAATCTTTTGCTGATCCAATTCCAGCCACCGGGAATCCCCCGTTAATAGCAGCTTTTACTCCTGCCGCTGCATCTTCAACAACAAGGCAATCGCTTGGTTTCTGATGCAGTTTCTCTGCTGCAGACAAAAAAACCTCCGGATTTGGTTTTGAATGTGAAATTTGATTTCCATCTACAATAACATCAAAGAACTTTCCAATTCCAAGCTTTTCCACAATAAGTGGTGTATTCTTGCTTGAAGATCCGATGGCAAGCGGGATATGGACAGTATGCAGCTTTTCCAGTACTGTCCATGCACCATCTGCTAAATCCTTCGATGTAATATTTTGCAGTAGATTCCTATAGATATTATTTTTCTTTTCTGCAAGCAGATTTTTTTCCTGCTCGGTATAACGGATCGGCGAATTACGCAGAATCAAATTGAGACTTTCCATCCGCGAAACCCCGCGGAGCTGGTCATTAACTTTTCTATTAAAAGGAATGTCCAATTCATCCGCGATTGTTTTCCATGCCATATAGTGATATTCATCTGTATGGCACAGAACACCATCTAAATCAAAAATAATAGCATTCATAGATAAATCCTTTTTCTGAACAATAAAGTTTCTCGCCGTCAACAGAAATGGTGAATCTGGATAGTGCCTGTGGCAATTCCCGACACACTGACCTCTTCGTTTTTCCATTCACAGGTAAGAACCGATTTATTTGTAGTGAATGTTCTTTTCCCTGTTTCACCGGCAACAAGCAGAATCAGCTTTGAATCTGAACTTTGTGAAATAGACTTGCCAAGAGAATCAATATTACTGGCATGTAGAGGTACCGCATAGCCGTCACGGATAAAAACCGGAAATTTCGTAGCTTCCGTTGTGATAATTGTCTGACACCCATGATAGCATTCCCCTGTAAAAAAGGCATACCATTTCCCCTCTGGCAGATAGACTTCTCTGGTAATCTGATTTTCTTCCAACAATGGTGCGACAAGGACAGCATCCCCTAAAAGGAATTCATCTTCCGCTTTGCTTGCGGCTTTGTCCTGAGGCCATTCGTAAACAAGCGGACGCATCATCGGGACACTGTCTGCTACACACCTGAACGCAGTCGCAGTCAAGTAAGGCTGCAGGTTCATCCTGATCCAATGCCAATAACGTATTTCCTCCTCAAATTCAGGAGAATTGTAAGCCATTGCCATATTCCACGGACTGCGCTCATTGTTTCCCTCACCGCCCGGCATTAATTCCTTGAACTGACCACCATCCGGTTCAGAATGCCACTGCATAATCGGGGTGAAGCAGGCGAGCATTGTTGCACGGCGATAGAGGTCCAATGTTGGAAGTGGTCCTGCAAATCCAGCAAGATCAAATCCCCAGAACAGAATACCGCTTAAGGCTGCACTCAATCCAGCAGAAAGGACATGCTGCAGTTCGTCATTTGTAGACTGCTGATCTCCACCCCAATGACATGGCGTTGTATGCTGCCCAATGTAGCCTGCACGGCTGAAAAGGACATGATTATTGCCAAGGAATTTGGTATAGGCACTTGTGTATTGCTGCGGATAGTAATTTCTACTTTCTTTGCCAGTACTGCCATCATAAAAAGCTACTGCATCTGTACAGACAAATTCTCCTCCATCAGTTTTGAACCCATCTACGCCCATATCTAGGAGATATTGTCTTTTTCCAAACCATGTTTTGTAAGTTGCCGGATTAGTGAAATCAGGAATCATTGAACCAGGAAACCAATGTTCCTCTGGAATTTTATAGGGTGTACCATCCAAATTTCGAATGCAGAGAGAACGTTTTACTGCGTCCTCCCAATCCAGATTGTTCTGTCGATTTCTGACTTCACCTTTCCCCTGCTGTTTATACACTGGAACCTGCCAGAGTACTAGGTGAAGCCCTGCCTTGTGCAGTTTGTTAATCATCTCTTGAGGGTTCGGCCAATAAGCACTTTCCGAATAGTCAAAATCACCTACCACAAAAGGTTCTCCATTATGCTTTTCTTGATATTTGGCGCCATTAAAAATATAAAAGGTTGCTTCATCGCTCCATGCTTCCAAGACTAACACTGTGGCTGGAAATTCATGCTTTTTTAGGATTTCAAGCTGTTTCTCCGTTTTCTTTTGCGTATCCCAATGATTTGCAGAAATCCACGGTCCGAAAATCCAGTCGGGCGGAAGGGCTGCTGGTCCCGACAAGGACATATACTCGGAAATCAGCTTTGCAGGCGTCCCTGCATTCAACACAAACTTACATCCGCAGGGTGTATGAAGCGTTATGACATTCTTCTGCGTAAAATCAAATATCAATGTGCTGCCAGACAATGCGCAGAAAGAGAATCCTGTGTCCGTGAAAAAGAATGGTGAAGGGCAATAGCTCTTATCTCCTTGATTGCAGAACTTTTCTTCCACCTCAATTTTCACAATACGATTATTCTGGTTGAGTCCATTATATCGTTCGCCCATCCCATACACCGCAGAATATGGAATACTTATAGTGAGAATTTCCGTCTGATCATTCCAGTACAAAGAAGCTGTCTGGCCGTTTACCGGTATTTTAAGATTGCTGTCTTTCTTATTAGGTTCCCACTCAAACATACGCTCTTATCCTTTCACACCGCCAATCGTAAGGCCTTCCTTGAAATATTTCTGTGCAAAAATATAAACCACCAGAATAGGAATAATCGAAATTAGCGCACCAGCCATTGTCAGATTATACTGGTTCTTATACTGGCCGGACAATGTGCTAAGCAGCAGCGGAAGCGTAAATTTGCTTCTGTCGCTCAGCAAAACCAACGGTAGCAGATAATCGTTCCACATATCCATAAATGCGAGAATTGCCAGCGTTGCCATAGTACTACCACTCATAGGCAGAACAATTTTGAAGAAAATACGCCACATACTTGCGCCATCAATAACAGCTGCTTCAATGTAAGCATCATTGATTGTCTTCATTTTTTGCCGCAACATGAAAATGGCAAATGCATTAAACAATTGCAGCAACATAAACGCATTTAAGCTATTGGTAAGGTGCATATTCGTCATGATAATGAACAGTGGAATAAAGGTAATCTGCGATGGAATCATTAATGCCGTAACATAAATTACAAATACCGCATTACGCCCTTTAAACGAAATTTTAGTCAATGCAAACGCAGCCATGGCGGCGCACAAAAGGCGCACAGCTGTGCAAAGAACCGATACAAAAAAACTGTTAAAAATGGATCTCACAAATTCCGGCATAGCAAAAAGTTTCTTATATGCATCAAACGTTGGCTCTTTGGGAATCCACTCCACAGGAATGCTCATAATAGCTCCGCGGCCTTTTAGGCTGGTGATGATCATCCAATAAAATGGTATACAGACGACCACTGCGACAAAAAGCCCCAACACATAGAATGCCACTTTCCCAATAATACGTTTCTGTTTTAATCCCATCAAAGAAGAATGTTTAGAGTTAGTCATCGTAATTCACCCACTTGTTCTGAAGTTTCATCTGAACCATTGTCAAAAGCAGCAGAATTGCAAACAAAATCCAACTATTTGCAGCGGCCATACCCATTTCATAGTAACGGAAACCATACTTATAAATGCGCTCTACCATAACCATTGTCGAACCAAGTGGTCCACCATCCGGTGTCATAATCATGATTTGTGTAAAAAGCTGGAAAGAGTTAATCAAACTGATAATCAAGACAAAGAAGAGTGTTGGTGTCAGCAATGGCAAAGTAATCCTTGTAAATTGTTTAATTTTCCCAGCGCCGTCAATTGCTGCTGCATCATAGTATTCCTGATTGATTCCCTGAAGTCCGGACATCAACATGAGACCAAAGTATCCCATATCTTTCCAAACAGAGGCTAAAACAATTGCAGGCATTGCCCACTTGGAACTTTGAAGCCACGATGGGCCATCAACACCGAACAATGCCAGAATATTATTGATGGCACCATACTCTGGGCTAAGCACCCATTTCCAAATCAACGCCCCAGCAACCCATGATGTGATAACCGGGATATAGTAAAGAACGCGGAAAACTCCAACACCTTTCACATGGCTATTTAAAATGAGTGCAACAGTCATAGCGGCGATAAGTATCAGAGGAATGTAAAGAACCACGAATTCCAGCGTATTCCCAATCACCTGATAAAACTCTTTTGACGTAAGAATTTCTTTATAGTTCTCTATCCCCACATAGAATTGATTCATGAATCCGCTAAAATCGCTGAACAGCGTTAGTTCACTCAATCCATCCCAACTGGTAAAGCTGACAAAAATTTGCATAATCATTGGGATGATACTGAACACAACAAAAGCAGCCAAACTTGGAAGCAAAAAAGGTAACGCTGTTTTCCAGCTTGCCAATCGGGAATTTTTCATATTCTATAACCTCTCCGATAAAAGCACGGGAACAGGCTCCCACCTGCCCCCGTTAAAACCTATTTATTTAGTCAAATCAATTTTCTGTTCGCACTCAGCCTGCATATCCTTCAGCGCCTGCTCCGGGGTGACAGTGCCAGCAGCTGCAGCGCTCAAATGTTGCCCAACAATATCCTGCAGCTCTGCATACTGCGTGATAACAGGAGGTGTCACAAGGTAACCAAGGCTCTTAAAGACCGCTTCTCGATTTGCCGGAGGAGTCTTTTCTTTGTACTGAGCGATGATGTCTTCGTCCTGAACCGGAGGCAACTCCCAGCCTGCATCCAGACGAATCTGTGTTGCTTCACGGTTAGAAGAAATGTATGTAATGAACTTAACCGCTTCATCAGCAACCTTAGAATCTTTAGAGATAACATATCCATTCGAGAAGAAGTGCGTAGCCTTCTGGGTATGACCGGGTTCCACAACGATATCCCAATGAAAATTGCAGTTCTTAGTGTATTCAGGGAATGCCCAAATACCTGTAACGATCATGCCAAGACGGCCAGATTCAAACAAGTCCCAGTCACCCATGCCAGCCATCTGTTTCTCGGTAGGCATAACATTGGTTTTCTGCTGCATATCAACCATGTACTGCAGTGTTTCGATGTTTTTCGGAGTATCCATCGTAAACTTGGTGAAATCATCATTGAAGAGACTACCACCGTTCTGCTTAACTGTCTTGTAGAACTCGTTGAAAGAGATGGAATGATAATAACCGTAGATATTATCACCAAGCGCACGAATTTTTTTCGCTGCTGCCATTGCATCTTCCCACTTCCAATCGTTCGTGGGATAATCGATTCCTGCCTTATCGAACAAATCCTTGTTGTATATAAGCACAACATTCGAGAAACTATTTGGCACGCCATACTGTACGCCATCAGCGCTGAAGGCTTTCAGTGCCATATCATTATAAATAGAAGTTTTGATGCCATCTTTCGTCAAGATTTTATCCAGAGGCATCAAAGCCCCTTTCTTTGCGTAAGAAACGAAGTTCTGGTAGTCCAGTTCG
This is a stretch of genomic DNA from Mageeibacillus indolicus UPII9-5. It encodes these proteins:
- a CDS encoding polysaccharide deacetylase family protein; protein product: MINSSFNSRHNRVLILVATICMLAVLTGTYFYITMSGSDKRPYNGAVGDMSSPEVLPWATEVYGTAQFSFPLWNEVDLSAESGSSLVEGAFENDGKQAGSDGDSPAPSISNLDGAKHNSGEKAEDNLGKAGADSKENTNVQGEGKGAQRADGEQGERAFSHTNELGYVSFAVEQVNSIITGNNNNVLGDKYVFLTFDDGINTKSTPAILDVLHAQNVPGTFFLCGQSLGRATAPILQRIKAEGHAVAMHSFNHNYNELYPNRHADVRTIMAQAEATQAAIKRILGDDFFTHVWRYPGGHMSWNNLPAADEALKEAGVYWIDWNAMAGLADIPARRPTSVEGVMKYIIQSMRYSPTKQVYVVLMHDTVDKMLIPQSLPTIIDYYRSRGYKFASLH
- a CDS encoding carbohydrate ABC transporter permease, whose protein sequence is MKNSRLASWKTALPFLLPSLAAFVVFSIIPMIMQIFVSFTSWDGLSELTLFSDFSGFMNQFYVGIENYKEILTSKEFYQVIGNTLEFVVLYIPLILIAAMTVALILNSHVKGVGVFRVLYYIPVITSWVAGALIWKWVLSPEYGAINNILALFGVDGPSWLQSSKWAMPAIVLASVWKDMGYFGLMLMSGLQGINQEYYDAAAIDGAGKIKQFTRITLPLLTPTLFFVLIISLINSFQLFTQIMIMTPDGGPLGSTMVMVERIYKYGFRYYEMGMAAANSWILFAILLLLTMVQMKLQNKWVNYDD
- a CDS encoding ABC transporter substrate-binding protein, with protein sequence MKKAISYMACSMAAMLALSACSSTASPASTTASPSEAASTDSTAVSETSNKPVIITFAQYSGSGDNEQYLKQMVDKYMKENPNVTIDLQTYGYDNYFTQMTAKVSGGQAPDVFELDYQNFVSYAKKGALMPLDKILTKDGIKTSIYNDMALKAFSADGVQYGVPNSFSNVVLIYNKDLFDKAGIDYPTNDWKWEDAMAAAKKIRALGDNIYGYYHSISFNEFYKTVKQNGGSLFNDDFTKFTMDTPKNIETLQYMVDMQQKTNVMPTEKQMAGMGDWDLFESGRLGMIVTGIWAFPEYTKNCNFHWDIVVEPGHTQKATHFFSNGYVISKDSKVADEAVKFITYISSNREATQIRLDAGWELPPVQDEDIIAQYKEKTPPANREAVFKSLGYLVTPPVITQYAELQDIVGQHLSAAAAGTVTPEQALKDMQAECEQKIDLTK
- a CDS encoding DUF1846 domain-containing protein; translation: MQKLAFDNEKYLQTQSEHILERIKQFDNKLYLEFGGKLFDDGHASRVLPGFQPDSKLKMLLKLKEQVEIIISINAADIAGEKVRGDLGITYDMEVLRLIDAFRSVGLLVGSVMITQFANQPAAIKFRKHLEQMEIATYYSYPIEGYPSNVNKIVSEDGFGRNDYIKTSRPLVVVTAPGPGSGKMATCLSQMYQEYKHGVKAGYAKFETFPIWNLPLSHSVNRAYEAATADLNDINMIDPFHLEAYGVTTINYNRDVEIFPVLRSIMEKISGTCPYKSPTDMGVNRAGFCIIDDAAATEAGNAEIIRRYYKTLCDLKEGNATQAMIDKLELIMTQAKIDPQDRKVVEAAREKAAEAETYAMAIELPNGKIVTGRRTKLLGAPSACLLNALKALGGIIDDIPLISPHIIEPITELKVKSLGNNNPRLHLDEVLIALAISATTNPLSHAALSHLFELSGCEAHATVIMDAVDQNVLRKLKLNYTSDPNFRSKKLYTKA
- a CDS encoding carbohydrate ABC transporter permease, which translates into the protein MTNSKHSSLMGLKQKRIIGKVAFYVLGLFVAVVVCIPFYWMIITSLKGRGAIMSIPVEWIPKEPTFDAYKKLFAMPEFVRSIFNSFFVSVLCTAVRLLCAAMAAFALTKISFKGRNAVFVIYVTALMIPSQITFIPLFIIMTNMHLTNSLNAFMLLQLFNAFAIFMLRQKMKTINDAYIEAAVIDGASMWRIFFKIVLPMSGSTMATLAILAFMDMWNDYLLPLVLLSDRSKFTLPLLLSTLSGQYKNQYNLTMAGALISIIPILVVYIFAQKYFKEGLTIGGVKG
- a CDS encoding TIM-barrel domain-containing protein, producing MFEWEPNKKDSNLKIPVNGQTASLYWNDQTEILTISIPYSAVYGMGERYNGLNQNNRIVKIEVEEKFCNQGDKSYCPSPFFFTDTGFSFCALSGSTLIFDFTQKNVITLHTPCGCKFVLNAGTPAKLISEYMSLSGPAALPPDWIFGPWISANHWDTQKKTEKQLEILKKHEFPATVLVLEAWSDEATFYIFNGAKYQEKHNGEPFVVGDFDYSESAYWPNPQEMINKLHKAGLHLVLWQVPVYKQQGKGEVRNRQNNLDWEDAVKRSLCIRNLDGTPYKIPEEHWFPGSMIPDFTNPATYKTWFGKRQYLLDMGVDGFKTDGGEFVCTDAVAFYDGSTGKESRNYYPQQYTSAYTKFLGNNHVLFSRAGYIGQHTTPCHWGGDQQSTNDELQHVLSAGLSAALSGILFWGFDLAGFAGPLPTLDLYRRATMLACFTPIMQWHSEPDGGQFKELMPGGEGNNERSPWNMAMAYNSPEFEEEIRYWHWIRMNLQPYLTATAFRCVADSVPMMRPLVYEWPQDKAASKAEDEFLLGDAVLVAPLLEENQITREVYLPEGKWYAFFTGECYHGCQTIITTEATKFPVFIRDGYAVPLHASNIDSLGKSISQSSDSKLILLVAGETGKRTFTTNKSVLTCEWKNEEVSVSGIATGTIQIHHFC
- a CDS encoding carbohydrate kinase family protein, with translation MYDIISIGEILIDLTQCGVNEQGVMLMAATPGGAPANLAVAASRLGCRAAFIGKVGNDTWGEFLGNTLRDNGVETSALCVDHEYPTTLAVVTLDAAGERSFSFYRNPGADTRLSAEEIPYKLLAQTKFFHFGSVGLTAEPERTATMAAVRMAKAAGATITFDPNYRAALWPDKATALSNIEAAISLSDILKVSDEEMFLLTGEDDPKVGSSKLIKRGITLVLVTLGAAGACFRLGDLFGRVEGIPIKVGDTNGAGDTFLGAFLSCIKESGSVKDLTSLQLMGAISFANKAAAITAGRHGAIPAMPTLAEVLGEAGEAEETQI
- the pgmB gene encoding beta-phosphoglucomutase, which encodes MNAIIFDLDGVLCHTDEYHYMAWKTIADELDIPFNRKVNDQLRGVSRMESLNLILRNSPIRYTEQEKNLLAEKKNNIYRNLLQNITSKDLADGAWTVLEKLHTVHIPLAIGSSSKNTPLIVEKLGIGKFFDVIVDGNQISHSKPNPEVFLSAAEKLHQKPSDCLVVEDAAAGVKAAINGGFPVAGIGSAKDCPNVNYPLISLSELLTIASH